The Aneurinibacillus uraniidurans genome segment GGGATTGTCCTCACAGGAGCGGTGCTTGTCATTATGGCAAAAGAAAAACAACATGAAAACAGCCAGCTCTCCTGATGGAAGAGCTGGCTGTTCGTCTTTTATCCTGCTTTAAAAAAGCTTCTCCGGCGGTGTTGCAATCCGCCAGACTCCCTTTTCTTTTTGTACGGTCACAATTTGCACTTCAGGCTTCATCCCGACGTCAGCAGGATACGGAATGATCAATTGATAGTCTCGTACATTTCCCGAACTTCGCAAAAGCTTCGCAGTTGCTTTATCGAACTGCAGCAAGTTTCCCCCATCTGCATTTAGCTGTGCTGTTCTGCCTTGATACGTAATGAATCGCTCTTTGATATATGTCTCACTTGCCTGCTTGGTGAATACTTGTGTCAAGTAAGCACTCAGCTTTTTCGGCGTACCTATATCAGCAGACAGGAACCTGTACTCTTGCGCATTCGGGTCGTTTTTAATTTTGAAACTTTCGATCTTACCCGTACCTTTGCCGCCACTGCTTGTATAAACATAATGCTTCTGTGCCGCTACAATAAGCGAGATAATATTCTTCTCATTTATGTTTTTGATTTGTGTCGGATGTACCGTTTGCTTGCTCGCAGCTGCCAAAACCGATTCCGTTCCAAAAGGCGTAACCACCGTCGCAAAGCTGCATGATAAAGCCAAGCACCCGATTATCATATACTTTTTCATATTTCACCCTCCTCGCCCTTCAGACGATCCAGGGGAGGAAAATGTTTCTAAAAAATTCCTTTGTAGAAACCTACAATTTTGCCAGCGCATCACGGAGCAGCTGATTAACTACACCCGGATTTGCTTTTCCTTTGGATGCTTTCATGATCTGACCCACAAGCGCACCCATTGCTTTTTCCTTACCGGCTTTGAAATCTTCAATCGCCTGCGGATTTGCAGCGAGCACTTCGTCTACCATCTGCTTCAGTGCCCCTTCATCGCTAATCTGCACCAGACCTTGTTCTTCGACGATTTTTTCCGGCGACTTGCCTGATTCCATCATCTCTTTGAACACTTTCTTGGCGATCTTGTTGCTGATGGTGCCTTTTTCGATCAGCTGTACGAGCGCACCAAGATTATCCGGTGTCAGGCTGATCTGTTTGAATTCCAGGTTATTGGCGTTCAAATATCCGATCGTCTCTCCCATGAGCCAGTTGGAAACTGCTTTGGCATCCGCACCAGTCTGCACAGTCGCATCAAAGAAGTCAGACATGTCCTTCGACATCGTCAGTACACCCGCATCGTATTCCGGCAAGCTGTACTGTTCCACATAACGAACTTTACGTGCATCTGGCAGTTCCGGGATCAAGGCACGAATCTCTTCAATCCAGGCCGGATCGATTTTCATCTTGATCAGATCTGGGTCCGGGAAGTAGCGATAGTCATGCGCCTCTTCTTTGCTTCGCATGGAGAAGGTACGGCCTGTGTTATCATCCCAGCGGCGTGTTTCTTGTACAACTTCTTCTCCGTCACGCAGCAATTCTGCCTGACGAATTTCTTCATATTCAAGTCCACGCTGTACGTTGCGGAGTGAGTTCACGTTTTTCAGCTCGGCCCGTTTACCGAATTGTTCCTGACCTACTGGACGCAGACTGATGTTAGCGTCACAACGGAATGAACCTTCCTCCATTTTCACATCGGAGATTTCACAATACTGGACAATTGATTTGAGCTTCTCCAAATACAAGCGTGCTTCTTCCGGTGAACGGAGGTCCGGCTCGGAGACAATCTCGATGAGCGGCGTTCCCACACGGTTAAAGTCAACGAGCGATGCGTATCCACTGTCTGCGTGTGTCAGTTTGCCCGCATCTTCTTCTAGCTGGAGACGGGTAATACCGATACGCTTCGGCTTACCGTCTACTTCGATTTCAATCCAGCCGTTTACTGCAATTGCTTGATCCAGCTGGGAAATCTGATATGCTTTCGGTGAATCTGGATAGAAGTAGTTTTTACGCTCGAAAATACTTTCATCCGCAATCTCACAATTGAGTGCGAGTCCAGCTTTAATTGCGAATTCTACTGCGCGCTTGTTCAGTACCGGCAAAACACCCGGATGTCCGAGGCAGACCGGGCATGTATGCGTGTTTGGCGGTGCGCCGAATTCTGTTGAACAACCACAGAAAATTTTTGTATTCGTGGACAATTCCACGTGAACTTCAAGTCCAATGACCGTTTCGAATTCCATCGTCTGTCTAACCTCCTTTTACAGCTCTGGACGAGCTTTGTGATGTTCGGTATTTTGTTCAAACGCGTGTGCAACGCGGAGTACAGTTGCTTCATCGAATGATTTACCTGCGATTTGCATACCGATTGGCATCCCATTGCTTGCGAATCCGCATGGAACGCTGATTGCCGGAATACCTGCAAGGTTAACTGGAATTGTACAAATATCTTCCAGATACATCGTCAGCGGATCATTCACTTTCTCGCCAATCTTAAATGCTGTTGTCGGCGCAGTTGGTCCGATAATCACATCATATTTCGCAAATACCTGGTCAAAGTCGCGCTTAATGAGCGTACGCACTTGCTGAGCTTTCCGGTAGTATGCATCATAATAACCTGAGCTTAATGCATACGTACCAAGCATGATGCGACGCTTCACTTCCGGGCCAAGTCCCTGGCTGCGCGTCTCATGGTACATATCAATCAAGTTCTCGGCACTATCCGCACGTACGCCATAGCGTACGCCGTCATAGCGTGCCAGGTTGGATGACGCTTCTGATGGTGCAAGAATGTAATACGTCGGTACCGCATATTCTGTATGCGGCAGTGTTACTTCTTCTACCGTTGCACCCAGGCTCTCCAGCACTTTTAACGCTGCGTTAATTTTCTCGCGCACTTCCGGGTCGATCCCTTCGCCCATCATTTCTTTCGGTACACCAACACGTAAGCCTTTGATGTCACCTGTCAGTGCCGAGATGTAATCCGGGATTTCTACATCCGCTGATGTGGAATCAACCGGATCATGTGTAGCAATCGCCTGTAGCACATAAGCCGAGTCTTCAACGTTTTTCGTAATTGGGCCGATCTGATCAAGCGAAGATGCGAACGCCACCAGACCGTAGCGAGATACGAGACCGTATGTCGGCTTCAGGCCAACTACGCCGCAGTACGCCGCTGGCTGGCGAATGGAACCACCTGTATCCGAGCCAAGCGAGAAGTATACTTGTCCAGCCGCAACCGATGCAGCCGAACCACCGCTCGAACCACCTGGTACATACGCAAGGTTCCATGGATTGTATGTGTTATGGAAGCTAGAGTTCTCAGTCGAGCCACCCATCGCGAATTCATCCATGTTCAACTTCCCGATCATGACAGCTTCGGATGCATGCAAACGATCCATCGCAGTAGCGTTATGAACCGGCTTATAGTTAGCCAGTAATTTACTCGCACATGTAGTGATTACATTTTTTGTTACAATGTTATCTTTAATCCCCGCTGGCAAACCAAAAAGCAATCCCTGTTCTTCTCCACGGGATTGCTGCTCGTCCAACTGTTTTGCGCGAGCACGCGCATTCTCCTCATCGAGGGAAATAAACGCCTTTACTTTATCTTCAGTCTGAGCGATGCGCTCAAACGAAGCGTTTACGAGATCGGAGACAGTAAGTTCTCCTTTTTCCAGTTCGGTATGTATATCTTGCAACCGTTTTTCAAACAAAGACACGCAGGTTGTCCCCCTTTCCTATTCGATAACAGCCGGTACTTTGAATTGTCCATCCTCTTCATCCGGCGCATTGCGCAGAGCGTCTTCATGACTCAAAGACGGAACGACGATATCATCGCGCATAACGTTATACACATTAAGCACATGACTAGTTGGCGGTACATCCGCTGTATCGAGTTCGTTTAATTTTCCTGCAAACTCAAGAATGCTGTTCAGTTGTTCAGTATATTTCACGGCTTCTTCTTCCGTCAGATTCAGACGGGCAAGCTTGGCTACATATTCGACTTCATTGCGTGTAATCGCACTCATGTTTTCCACCTCCTGCATATGATTCTGGCGCTGCTCTCCTCATACGCCAGCATGACTAAATCTACGTAAAATCATACCAGAGAAGAGTACGCCACGCAATAAAGGAGGGGGAAGAGCGAAAGGGGAAAACATAATGGCGCCTACGTTTCCCCCCTCCTCTTTCTTCCCCTATTTTCTTACTCACCAAGGACCTTTACACCATTCCGTCCATTGTTTTTTACTTCATACAAACTTTTGTCTGCATATAAAATCGTCTGTTGTACATGATCTATAGAAGACAATTCTGCGCATCCAATCGAGATCGTAACAGGTGGAATACGCGTTCCATCTTCCGCCTGGAATTTCGCCGAAGCGACCGCTTGGCGAATCTGCTCAAGACAGGATTCCAAATACTCTACAGATGTACAAGATACATAGAGAATAAACTCTTCTCCTCCATACCTTGCCACAAAAGCCCTGTGCCCTTCGCTATTTATTGTTCTACACACCTGCAAAAATACTTGTGCTATTTTTTGCAGCACACGGTCTCCCGTTAAATGGCCATACGTGTCGTTAATTTTTTTAAAATAATCAATATCAACCAAAGCAACATAATTGACAGGCTGCTTCCCTTTATATTCAACGTTCAGTAAATCAAAAAACTTACGCAGATTGTACAACTCTGTTAACGGATCATGCTCAGCAAAAAACTGCAGCTTACGTTGCAGTTCCATCTGTCGCATTGACCAGATCTCAAAAAGATAAAGAATAATCGCAGAACCTGTTATCGATATGTATCGAAGCGGCGCAATCATCATAAAAACTTCCCATCCATTTGGAAACCATATAATAATAGGGAGGTCAGAAATCAGCCACATCATACTAAATAACGCCCAAATTTTAAACGGTTGGATCTTTGTCTTATTCCTGATGTAAAAAAACAACACAAAAAGAGTCGGCAAAACCAATCCAAAGACAATGCCCGGTACAGCACCGGCCCCACCCATTCCCCATCTCCACATACAAACAATGGCCAGAGCAGGCCAGGTGTCTTCCCATCCTCTAAACAATGCCGCAAATCCAAGTGGAATGATTCGCAAATCAAACCAGTATTCCTCATACGTAATCGGCAGATAAAACAAGGAAATAGAAGTAGCAGAAATAATCGCCACGATTAAAAAGCGAAATACCCCTTGTGAAACTTTGCCTTTTACGCTCATAATCATAAAATTCAGGGCTGCGTGCATCATTAAAATGACTGCTATATTTGATAAAACAGACTGAATCATCGTTCATTCCCCATATCTCATTACCGGAATCACTATATAACCTACATTTTATCATACAAACTGCCTGCACGATGTGCAGGCAGTTCCCATCCCTATATCATATCGTCTGAATGTGCCGCATAAACCGAGATCAGCATTTTGCCCATCGTGTCGCCAATGTTGACAACCCGATGTGGAATACATGCTTTCCAATAGAAGCTATCCCCCGGACCGACTACGAACTCATCTTCTCCCTGCTGAATAAGAAACGTTCCCTCTAGTACTAGGTGTGCTTCTTCCCCTTTATGAGCATGCGGTTCATCTCCAGTACCTACACCAGGTGGCGTATACGTAATCATCATACGAAGCCCATCCCGATTTTGTGGGGTAAGTAATTCTACGCGAATCCCATTCTTGCCAAACTCATGAACGACTCTCTCTTCCCTTCGCACAACCTTAACCGCCTGACTTGGCTCTAGCAACAAATAAGCAAGGGGTACATGAAGAAAATCAGCAATCGTTTGCAGTGTCGCAATTGAGGGTGATGTTTTTCCGTTCTCGACCTGACTGACGAATCCTTTAGACAATCCGGTTCCTTCACACATTTCTGCAATCGTAATCCGCTTGCGATTACGCAGGCTGCGAATATTTTCACCTATATTCATATTTTTTTCACCTCATACTTGACATATTACCACCATCGTGATAGTTTTTAAATATAAAACATAGTTCACTTTTACAAAACCCGGATACAAAGAGATGATCCTTCCTCTCTTAACTATATACCGGATTTTCTTTTCCTTCTATGTTTTGTAATACAAAACTTTAATTCATAAAATAAAACCTAAAAGGAGGTTATACGTATGATGCCAGCTTTTTTTCTTGCACACGGAGCACCTTCACTTGTGATCGAGGAAAATTCCTATACAGAGTTTCTGAGCAAGCTCGTTGCTGAGCTTCCACGTCCTAAAGCGATTGTCGTTTTCACTGCACACTGGGAATCGGATGTGCAGCTCATCAGCAGTGCCCAAACACACCGCACGCTGTATGATTTCTCAGGATTTCCTGCTGAGATGTATGAGATGACATATCCGGCACCAGGTGACCCTGAACTTGCTGGAAGCATCACAAAGCTGTTAGCCAACGAGGGAATTCCATCCCGGCAGGATGATACGCGACCACTTGATCACGGTGTATGGGCACTGCTTAAGCTGATGTATCCAAATGCCGATATCCCGGTTGTCGCAATGTCAGTGAATCCATTCCTGCCTCCTGCTGAACAGTATCGCATCGGGCAGGCACTTGCGCCGCTTCGTGATGAAGATGTTCTTATTATTGGCAGCGGCGGCACCGTTCACAACTTACGGCGTCTCCAATGGGGTGGCGGGCAGCCTGAGCCATGGGCGATGGAGTTTGATCAGTGGGTTAATGAAAAGCTCGTCACATGGAATACAGAGGACATGTTCCGCTATGACGAACTCGCTCCACATGTGCGGGAAGCTGTTCCACGCAATGAGCATTTCATCCCGCTCCTCCCGATCATGGGAGCAGGCGATCGTACACGTCAGGCAGCACTGCTGCACCAAGTATATCAATACGGTTCACTTAGCTTAAGTGCTTGGAAATTTGAGTAATATGTATGTACTTATACAAAAGGGGAGATTTTCAACATGAATAACAAAGAAAAAGCATTATTTCTCGTACAGCTCATTCTCGGATTTATTTTCTTCATGCACGGTCTCGGCAAATTCCAGGGAGGAATTAGCAACATCGCAGGCTGGTTCGCAAGCATTGGTCTTCCAGCCGGACTCGCTTATGTCGTAGCGACTATTGAATTAGTTGGTGGCTTGCTTATGATCGCAGGTCTTGGCACTCGCGTAGTTGCGGCACTATTCGCCGCTGTAATGGTAGGAGCGATTGCTACCGTCAAAGGTGCTGCCGGACTGATGGGCGATGGAACACATCCAGGTTATGAATTTGAGCTTGTACTACTTGTGCTTTCCGTATTCTTCGTACTGGCCGGTCCTTCGGCAATCTCGCTTGATCGTAAGCTCTTCAAACGTGGAGAACAACAATAAAAAATGCGTATTGAAGGGAGGTGATCCGGATGGCTGCTTGTGGTTGTGGACAAACTCAGAACCCGCAGGGACAATGCGATGGTTCACATGCAAATAAAAAAGAAGAAACAAAATAAGGTGAAAACCTATTATTCAAACGAAATGGCAGTGAGCTACGCTCACTGCCATTTTTCTTATGTATAAATCTACCAGAAAGAAAAAAACAAAAGCAAAAAGTAGAGAGAATAAAGGCATATGCCGTTTCACATCTAGCAAAAATTCATATACTTTATTATCAATTAAAAGGAGGAAACAGAATGTCTTTTCCTAACATCCCAGATGTTACCGCAAAGATTTCGGTAACAGTGGGGCAAACAATCCCTCTGCTTCTTGCGTCGATTGCCTTTGAAGAATTAGCCTTAGCTCATATTATGAATGCAGAAGCGGAGAAAATCCAGTTTGTTTTGGGAACACTAGAACCAAGTAGACCACTCGCTTCCACTTCCGATACTCCTACAGTTACCATCTCGAATATCCTGGATATTAACCGAAGCGTGAATCAAACTCTTCAAACTGTCATTAAGAAAGAAATGCTGCTGCAATTCAAACTGGAAAATATTCTTGAAAATATATCTGTACTCGTGCCAACTACTCCACCTACTCCGCCGTCCGAAACTTGCCAATGTTCAGTATCCTTCAACGTTCCAGCCAACTCACCATTTACTGAAACACTTGACGGCAACCCATCTGTGTCCGGAACCGGACAGCTTGGGAAAAATCCTGGTTCAAGTGCAAGAGTAATGATCTGCCAACAATGTGACCCAACAGAAGCGGATCTATTCTTCTTTGAATTTACACCAAACTCAGGTGCCGCCCCTATCAACTTCGAGGCAACTTCCTTTACTCCAACAGCTGCAGGCACGTTAGGCACATGTTGTTCAGACAACGGTGTGCTCCGTTTCACGATTTCAGGTACGGGATTGAGAACAGAGAATGGAATTGAAACAGCTGTGGGCTTTACGCTTGTTCTAGAGGGTAAGAGCGTAACACTTACATTAAATGGAAACGAAGTGTTTGCGGGCACTGTACCAGGACAGGGCAACATACACATCAATTCTTGCGGGGGATTCAATCCTCCTTCATGCAGCTAGTAGTTAGCTAACTCTCACCAGCTTCAGCCCTTTTCCATGATTTTTATGGAAAAGGGCTTTTTGTAACACCTAAAAATGCGGGGCATATATTAGCCATATATAATAGGAAGGTGAAGCCCGCATGAGTATGCCTCATATACCTGAAGGAAAATTCAGACCTTCAGGCAAGGAAGTCGTCATTGATCTATTAGAGTCGATTGCTCTTGAAGAAATTGCCCTGTCCCATCTGATGAATGCAGAAGCAGAAAAAATACAGGCTTTTGTCGGGAAACATCTTAACTTCCCAACCTGTCCATCTACCAGGGATATTATTAAATTCAATCAAAACGTTACGCTTCTATTGGAGACGATTGTGATGAAGGAATGGCTGCTGTTACGAAAGCTAGAAAACATACTGGAGTTAAAGGATCATCAAGTAGAATGCTTCATTGAATTTGAGGAATAACATCTTACAGGGAGAATAAAGATGAATAATTTGTCATTTAGCCAGGCTCTCTCGCTATCAGAAGATACTTTACGCAAAATGCTGGAATCAGCCACATTACTGCTTAAAGGATTACGGAAAAGAAGCATTGACTCTCCCGCGTTAGAAAAAACAGAGGAATACCAATCGCGCTATTCGATTTTTTTATTTATCAGGAACCTGATTGATCTACAGCGGATCTTGCTGCGTAAGAAAGTGTTATACTCAAATTATTTACAAAATCACAATATCGATCCGGCTCTTCATATGGATAGCCAGACCAATTTTCGACACGAGACCGAACAACTCGCCACTCTCATTCAGTCCGACTGCTTTTTTATGGCACACGTAAGAGAAAGTGCTCACTTGCTCCTGTACGATTTAAAAAATTACTATAAGGAAAAAGTGTTTTTATCAAGCCTAACGATGAAGTCCGCTCCTTCAGTGCCCCCATGGCTTGGTGAAAAAAACAAAAGCAGCAGCTTCCGCCAGCGAAAAAAGAAAATCATAAAACGAGAGGAAAGAAGTGAACGGTAGCTACGCTACTATTCACTTCTTTTGCTATGAAAAATACTCTTAACACTTATGACGCGAGCGAATCAGCTCCAGTACGTTTTCAAACTTGAATTGCAGAAGCATTTCCTTTTTAATGACATCTTGAAGGGTCTGGCGTACACTTTTATTGACCTCTAATAAATCACGCAAAGTAATAACAGAAGAATGAAGCGTTGTCTTACATGGTGTTAACGTTCCTAAAACAAACTGGATTTTCTCTGCTTCCGCATTAATAATATGAGCTAAGGCTAATTCCTCAAAAGCAATCGATGCAAGAAGCAGTGAAACAGTCTCACCCGGTGTTACGGAGATCACGGGAGTAACATTCGGGATATTAGGAAAAGACATTGCATTTCCTCCTTTGGGTTAATAGTAAATGATATTGATCATGGACCATATCGGGAACGGCGCATACCTAACTTTGCGATTGAATAGCTTGAATAAGCGTATTCACATCAATATCCTCAGGAACTACATCCTGAAGCGAAATCTTTTCTCCTTGAAGGAGATCCGCTAGCGATTCAATAGCCGGAGTATATTCGGGTGAGAGCTGAAATGAACGAATATAGGAAAGAGCAGCTTCCTTCGTTTGACCAAGCTTTTCATAACAGTGACCTTTGCAATGCCAGGCCTGGAAACTTCCAAGCCCTTTCATGATTAGATAATTGAAATTGTCCTCTCCTAAATCAATACATCGTGCAAACGCCTCAAGCGCTTCTTCGTACATTTCTTTCCCGTACAAAATCACACCCTGATAAAATTGTAAATCTACATAATCGGGATACAGTATTAACGCCCGCTTGATTCCCTCCAATGCGCCATCCCAGCTTCCTAGCGTAAGTAAAATAGAATATTTTAGTTTGTAAAGTAGAGAAGGCGGCGTAAACCCGGCCATCAAAAAGTCAACGACTGCTAGATTCACATGTTCAAATGCCTTTTCATACTGCTTGGCGCGATGGTATTCTGCTGCAATGTGATAATGAATCCACGGGCTTCTTTCTTCCTCTTCCAACTCTTTTTTAAGCATTTCTAGATTGCGCGTGAACTTGTTCTTGTTTTCTACGACATCATCGAGATATCCGTAGTGATGAAATTTTATCGGTAACGAGCCAATCCTTTTTTGATCTTCCGGAGAAGACAATACTTTGTCAATGTTGAGCCATTCATGAATTTTGTTGACGAATGCAAACCCTTTGTTATTTCGGAAGAGCCGGAAATGCCCGATGCTTAATGCTTTATCTTCGTCCACCTTGTTACCGACATAATTAATCAACTGAATCTGCAGCACATCATACTCGTGAAAATACCGGGAATCCCGCAGTTTGTCCCGGTCATTTGCATCCACTTCTTCATCAGCATCCAGCCAGAGAATCCAATCTCCTGTCGCACGAGCTAACCCATAATTTCGTGCGTCTGCAAAGCTCTCATTCCAAGCAAATGAATGTACGTGTGCACCAAACGATTGGCAGATTTCTACTGTTCGATCCGTTGAGCCTGTATCGACAATAATGATTTCATCTACAATCCCCTTAACACTCGATAGACAACGGCCTATAGAAGCTTCCTCATCTTTGACAATCATACATAAGGACAGCCGCAAATCATTCATGGGATCATGAACACCTCCTTGAATACGTAACGCATTTCCCATGCTTTATCCTATTAAGGCGGGTAGGAAGAGGTGTTATGAAAAACAGGCACGATTTACGCTGCCATGCCATAAGATAACGAGGAAATATGGATGGAGATAAACTGCTTACCAAAGAGGTGTTCGATTTGAAAACACAACACAGCATCATTTGGGAAGGACCCTGGGATACTGGCAGCAGCTTTGCACTTGTCAATCAAAACATATACAAGCATCTTTCTACCAATCAACAATTTAAGCTGCATGTTCGCTCTCCTACTGAATTACTAGAAACATGTCCTCCTGTAGCTGATATTACTGTTCGCCATCAATGGCCGCCTGATTTCACGCCACCATCAAGCGAAAAATGGGTTTGTATGCAGCCCTGGGAGTACGGTGCTCTTCCACTAGACTGGTATATTCCAATGAAATATTGGGTAGATGAAATCTGGGTGAATAGCACGTACACCAAGGAGTGTTATGTCCGATCTGGGCTTCCGAAAAGTAAAGTGAAGGTCATTCCGCTCGGTGTAGATGATCGTACCTTTCACTATGATGTTGATACAATGAACCTAGAAGGAAAAAAATCTTTTGCTTTTCTATTTGTTGGAGGAACCATTGCCCGTAAAGGAATTGATCTCCTGTTACATGCTTACCTTGAGGAGTTTACGGCACATGAAGATGTTTGTCTGGTGATTAAAGATGTGGGGAACGATTCTTTCTACAAAGGGATGACTTTAGAGGAGACAATTGAAGACGTACGGCGCAATCCCCATCATCCACATATTTTGTATATAAAAGAGCACTTAACTAGCAATGAGCTGGCCAGTCTGTACAAAACATGTGATTGTCTTGTGCACCCGTATCACGGAGAAGGCTTTGGCCTTCCTATGATTGAGGCGATGGCCTGCGGAACCCCCATCATCGCACCATGTCTTGGACCAAGCAGTGATTTTAGTGATGAGAACACCGCCTTTCTCTTGCCGTGCCAGGAAGAAAAGCTGTCCCCAAAAAAGATAGGGCATTTAGAAACCGTTGATTTTCCGTGGTGGTTTACGATGGATGAAACGGACGTAAGAAAAGCAATGAGATTTGCTTACGAAAATCGGGCACTCGTGAAAGAAAAAGGACGCAACGCCAGTCGTAAAATTTTATCTTCTTTTACCTGGAAACAAACCGAAGCGATGGTTTCACATCATCTGCACCAATTATGTATCACCCCTTCTTCACAGAAAGCAACCCATGAGGAAATTGTGGAACAGGAACTGAACCAGGGGATGACTTTGTTCCATAAGGAGCTGTATGCAGAGGCCCTGGTAAAATTTCTG includes the following:
- the gatB gene encoding Asp-tRNA(Asn)/Glu-tRNA(Gln) amidotransferase subunit GatB: MEFETVIGLEVHVELSTNTKIFCGCSTEFGAPPNTHTCPVCLGHPGVLPVLNKRAVEFAIKAGLALNCEIADESIFERKNYFYPDSPKAYQISQLDQAIAVNGWIEIEVDGKPKRIGITRLQLEEDAGKLTHADSGYASLVDFNRVGTPLIEIVSEPDLRSPEEARLYLEKLKSIVQYCEISDVKMEEGSFRCDANISLRPVGQEQFGKRAELKNVNSLRNVQRGLEYEEIRQAELLRDGEEVVQETRRWDDNTGRTFSMRSKEEAHDYRYFPDPDLIKMKIDPAWIEEIRALIPELPDARKVRYVEQYSLPEYDAGVLTMSKDMSDFFDATVQTGADAKAVSNWLMGETIGYLNANNLEFKQISLTPDNLGALVQLIEKGTISNKIAKKVFKEMMESGKSPEKIVEEQGLVQISDEGALKQMVDEVLAANPQAIEDFKAGKEKAMGALVGQIMKASKGKANPGVVNQLLRDALAKL
- a CDS encoding GGDEF domain-containing protein, coding for MIQSVLSNIAVILMMHAALNFMIMSVKGKVSQGVFRFLIVAIISATSISLFYLPITYEEYWFDLRIIPLGFAALFRGWEDTWPALAIVCMWRWGMGGAGAVPGIVFGLVLPTLFVLFFYIRNKTKIQPFKIWALFSMMWLISDLPIIIWFPNGWEVFMMIAPLRYISITGSAIILYLFEIWSMRQMELQRKLQFFAEHDPLTELYNLRKFFDLLNVEYKGKQPVNYVALVDIDYFKKINDTYGHLTGDRVLQKIAQVFLQVCRTINSEGHRAFVARYGGEEFILYVSCTSVEYLESCLEQIRQAVASAKFQAEDGTRIPPVTISIGCAELSSIDHVQQTILYADKSLYEVKNNGRNGVKVLGE
- a CDS encoding DoxX family protein, whose product is MNNKEKALFLVQLILGFIFFMHGLGKFQGGISNIAGWFASIGLPAGLAYVVATIELVGGLLMIAGLGTRVVAALFAAVMVGAIATVKGAAGLMGDGTHPGYEFELVLLVLSVFFVLAGPSAISLDRKLFKRGEQQ
- the gatA gene encoding Asp-tRNA(Asn)/Glu-tRNA(Gln) amidotransferase subunit GatA; protein product: MSLFEKRLQDIHTELEKGELTVSDLVNASFERIAQTEDKVKAFISLDEENARARAKQLDEQQSRGEEQGLLFGLPAGIKDNIVTKNVITTCASKLLANYKPVHNATAMDRLHASEAVMIGKLNMDEFAMGGSTENSSFHNTYNPWNLAYVPGGSSGGSAASVAAGQVYFSLGSDTGGSIRQPAAYCGVVGLKPTYGLVSRYGLVAFASSLDQIGPITKNVEDSAYVLQAIATHDPVDSTSADVEIPDYISALTGDIKGLRVGVPKEMMGEGIDPEVREKINAALKVLESLGATVEEVTLPHTEYAVPTYYILAPSEASSNLARYDGVRYGVRADSAENLIDMYHETRSQGLGPEVKRRIMLGTYALSSGYYDAYYRKAQQVRTLIKRDFDQVFAKYDVIIGPTAPTTAFKIGEKVNDPLTMYLEDICTIPVNLAGIPAISVPCGFASNGMPIGMQIAGKSFDEATVLRVAHAFEQNTEHHKARPEL
- a CDS encoding DODA-type extradiol aromatic ring-opening family dioxygenase produces the protein MMPAFFLAHGAPSLVIEENSYTEFLSKLVAELPRPKAIVVFTAHWESDVQLISSAQTHRTLYDFSGFPAEMYEMTYPAPGDPELAGSITKLLANEGIPSRQDDTRPLDHGVWALLKLMYPNADIPVVAMSVNPFLPPAEQYRIGQALAPLRDEDVLIIGSGGTVHNLRRLQWGGGQPEPWAMEFDQWVNEKLVTWNTEDMFRYDELAPHVREAVPRNEHFIPLLPIMGAGDRTRQAALLHQVYQYGSLSLSAWKFE
- a CDS encoding cupin domain-containing protein codes for the protein MNIGENIRSLRNRKRITIAEMCEGTGLSKGFVSQVENGKTSPSIATLQTIADFLHVPLAYLLLEPSQAVKVVRREERVVHEFGKNGIRVELLTPQNRDGLRMMITYTPPGVGTGDEPHAHKGEEAHLVLEGTFLIQQGEDEFVVGPGDSFYWKACIPHRVVNIGDTMGKMLISVYAAHSDDMI
- the gatC gene encoding Asp-tRNA(Asn)/Glu-tRNA(Gln) amidotransferase subunit GatC; translated protein: MSAITRNEVEYVAKLARLNLTEEEAVKYTEQLNSILEFAGKLNELDTADVPPTSHVLNVYNVMRDDIVVPSLSHEDALRNAPDEEDGQFKVPAVIE
- a CDS encoding glycosyltransferase family 2 protein — encoded protein: MNDLRLSLCMIVKDEEASIGRCLSSVKGIVDEIIIVDTGSTDRTVEICQSFGAHVHSFAWNESFADARNYGLARATGDWILWLDADEEVDANDRDKLRDSRYFHEYDVLQIQLINYVGNKVDEDKALSIGHFRLFRNNKGFAFVNKIHEWLNIDKVLSSPEDQKRIGSLPIKFHHYGYLDDVVENKNKFTRNLEMLKKELEEEERSPWIHYHIAAEYHRAKQYEKAFEHVNLAVVDFLMAGFTPPSLLYKLKYSILLTLGSWDGALEGIKRALILYPDYVDLQFYQGVILYGKEMYEEALEAFARCIDLGEDNFNYLIMKGLGSFQAWHCKGHCYEKLGQTKEAALSYIRSFQLSPEYTPAIESLADLLQGEKISLQDVVPEDIDVNTLIQAIQSQS
- a CDS encoding DL-endopeptidase inhibitor IseA family protein; its protein translation is MKKYMIIGCLALSCSFATVVTPFGTESVLAAASKQTVHPTQIKNINEKNIISLIVAAQKHYVYTSSGGKGTGKIESFKIKNDPNAQEYRFLSADIGTPKKLSAYLTQVFTKQASETYIKERFITYQGRTAQLNADGGNLLQFDKATAKLLRSSGNVRDYQLIIPYPADVGMKPEVQIVTVQKEKGVWRIATPPEKLF